AGAAAGCACAGGGCAAAGGCGCCTTCGAGCCGGGCGATGGTGCGGCGCGCGGCCTCGACCGGGGTGGCCCCGGCGCGCAGCTCGCGGGCGCAGAGCTGGGCGATGGTTTCGGTGTCGGTCTCGGATTCGAAATTGGCGCCATCGGCGATCAGCTCGGCGCGCAGGGCGCGGAAATTCTCGATGATGCCGTTATGGACCACGGCGACCGGCCCGGCCTGGTGCGGGTGGGCGTTGGAGACCGACGGGACGCCATGGGTGGCCCAGCGGGTGTGCCCGATGCCGGCCTTGCCCGCGAGCGGGTTTTCCACCAGCAGGTCGCTGAGGTTCACCAGCTTGCCCATGGCGCGGCGGCGGTCGAGATGGCCGTCCTGGACCGTGGCGACACCGGCGCTGTCATAGCCGCGGTATTCGAGCCGTTTAAGCGCCTCCACCAGCAGGGGGGCCGCCTGGTTGTGCCCGAGGACGCCGACAATGCCACACATCACTGGGCTCCTTTCGCGGATTTTCTGGCGCGCAGCATGGTCATGAACTTGCGTGCGAAGCCGGGTTTGTTTTCCTGGCGGGTGCGGCCCACGGCCATGGCGCCGTCGGGGATGTCCTGGGTGACCACGGTGCCGGTCGCGGTCATGGCCTCGTCGCCGACGCGGACCGGGGCCACGAGGCAGGTGTTGGAGCCGATGAAGCTGCGCGCGCCGATCTCGGTGCGATGCTTGAAGACGCCGTCATAGTTGCAGGTGATGGTGCCTGCGCCGACATTGCTGGCCTCGCCGATGGCCGCGTCGCCGATATAGGACAGGTGGTTGACCTTGGCGCCCTGGGCCAGGGTGGCGTTCTTGATCTCGACGAAGTTGCCCACATGGGTGTTTTCGGCAAGCTCCGCGCCGGGTCGGAGCCGGGCGAAGGGGCCGACGCGGGCGCCGCGGCTGACATGGCAGCCTTCGAGATGGCTGAAGGCGCGGATCTCGGCGCCGGATTCGACGGTGACCCCGGGGCCGAAGACGACCTGGGGGCCGATGGTGGCGTCGCGGCCGATCACCGTGTCGACGGCGAAATGGGTGGTGGCGGGATCGGCGAGGGTGACGCCATCCTCCAGCGCCCGGGCCCGGGCGCGGGCCTGGAAGGCCTGCTCGGCGGCGGCCAGTTCGGTGCGGGTGTTGATGCCGAGGGTTTCGGCCTCGGGGCAGACCACCACCCTGGCGCGCAGGCCTTCGGCCCGGCCCGCGGCGATCGTGTCGGTCAGGTAGTACTCGCGGGAGGCATTGTCGTTCGACAGCCCCGCGACCAGCCGCAGCAGCACCTGCGCGTCGGCCATCATCACGCCGGAATTGC
The Dinoroseobacter shibae DFL 12 = DSM 16493 genome window above contains:
- the glmU gene encoding bifunctional UDP-N-acetylglucosamine diphosphorylase/glucosamine-1-phosphate N-acetyltransferase GlmU, whose amino-acid sequence is MGVALIVLAAGQGSRMNSELPKVLHPLAGAPLLAHGLRAGAALDPARIVVVTGHGAAAVEAATAQLAPEAICVRQTEQLGTGHAVAQTAQALAGFGGDALVLYGDTPFISPETLLAMQAARAAGADMVVLGFEAADPGRYGRLVTDGDALLRIVEAKDATPDELALDLCNSGVMMADAQVLLRLVAGLSNDNASREYYLTDTIAAGRAEGLRARVVVCPEAETLGINTRTELAAAEQAFQARARARALEDGVTLADPATTHFAVDTVIGRDATIGPQVVFGPGVTVESGAEIRAFSHLEGCHVSRGARVGPFARLRPGAELAENTHVGNFVEIKNATLAQGAKVNHLSYIGDAAIGEASNVGAGTITCNYDGVFKHRTEIGARSFIGSNTCLVAPVRVGDEAMTATGTVVTQDIPDGAMAVGRTRQENKPGFARKFMTMLRARKSAKGAQ